One region of Flavobacterium sp. KACC 22763 genomic DNA includes:
- a CDS encoding GIY-YIG nuclease family protein gives MFFVYILYSTTKEKFYIGQTNDIEDRLRRHNNGQSLSTKNGAPWKIIYTIQLDSRSEAVTLENKIKKRGAKRYLQDINFEYQL, from the coding sequence ATGTTTTTCGTTTATATTCTTTACAGCACTACCAAGGAAAAGTTCTACATCGGTCAAACAAATGATATCGAAGACAGACTTAGAAGACACAATAACGGACAATCATTATCTACAAAAAATGGTGCTCCATGGAAAATCATTTATACAATTCAATTAGACTCAAGGTCTGAAGCAGTGACTTTGGAAAACAAAATAAAAAAACGTGGCGCAAAAAGATATCTTCAAGACATAAATTTTGAATATCAACTGTAG
- the trxB gene encoding thioredoxin-disulfide reductase translates to MSNTIEKIKCLIIGSGPAGYTAAIYAARANMNPVLYQGMQPGGQLTTTNEVENFPGYVDGVTGPEMMIQLQEQAKRFGADIRDGWATKVDFSGDIHKVWINDTIELHCETVIISTGASAKYLGLPSEQHYLNMGGGVSACAVCDGFFYRNQDVVIVGAGDSACEEAHYLSKLCKKVTMLVRSDKFRASKIMEERVRKTENIEILMHHDTVEVLGDNNVVHAVKALNKTTGETIEIPATGFFVAIGHKPNTDIFKDYITLDETGYIINTPGTSKTNVDGVFVAGDAADHVYRQAITAAGTGCMAALDAERYLASKE, encoded by the coding sequence ATGTCAAATACAATCGAAAAAATTAAATGCCTTATTATAGGTTCTGGCCCCGCAGGTTATACTGCAGCTATTTATGCGGCTAGAGCTAACATGAATCCAGTTCTATATCAAGGAATGCAGCCTGGTGGTCAATTGACTACGACTAATGAGGTTGAAAACTTTCCTGGTTATGTAGATGGAGTTACAGGACCAGAAATGATGATTCAGTTACAGGAACAAGCAAAACGTTTTGGTGCAGATATTCGTGATGGATGGGCTACAAAAGTTGATTTTTCTGGAGATATTCATAAAGTTTGGATTAACGATACTATCGAATTGCACTGTGAAACTGTAATTATTTCTACAGGTGCTTCGGCTAAATATTTAGGATTACCATCAGAACAACACTATTTAAATATGGGTGGTGGAGTTTCTGCATGTGCTGTTTGTGACGGATTCTTCTACAGAAACCAAGATGTTGTTATTGTTGGAGCAGGAGATTCTGCGTGTGAAGAAGCGCATTACTTATCTAAACTTTGTAAAAAAGTAACCATGTTAGTTAGAAGCGATAAATTTAGAGCTTCTAAAATTATGGAAGAGCGTGTTCGTAAAACTGAAAACATCGAGATTTTAATGCATCACGATACTGTCGAAGTTTTAGGAGACAACAATGTAGTTCATGCCGTTAAAGCTTTGAACAAAACAACTGGCGAAACAATCGAAATTCCTGCAACTGGTTTCTTCGTGGCAATTGGACACAAACCAAACACAGATATTTTTAAAGATTATATTACTCTTGACGAGACAGGATATATTATAAATACTCCTGGTACATCTAAAACAAATGTTGACGGTGTATTCGTAGCAGGTGATGCTGCAGATCATGTATACCGTCAGGCAATTACTGCTGCTGGAACTGGATGTATGGCTGCATTGGATGCTGAAAGATATTTAGCTTCTAAAGAGTAA
- a CDS encoding PadR family transcriptional regulator, translating to MNIENTKAQMRKGVLEFCILSVLKEKDAYTSEILDTLKNAKLLVVEGTVYPLLTRLKNDGLLNYRWEESTSGPPRKYYGLTEIGQTFLNELSGTWTELSDAVNLITNQNQ from the coding sequence ATGAACATTGAAAACACAAAAGCACAGATGCGCAAAGGTGTTCTTGAGTTTTGCATCCTATCTGTATTAAAAGAAAAAGACGCATATACATCTGAAATATTAGACACTTTAAAAAACGCAAAATTACTAGTTGTAGAAGGAACCGTTTACCCGTTGTTAACTAGATTAAAAAACGATGGTTTACTTAATTATCGCTGGGAAGAATCGACCTCTGGGCCACCACGAAAATATTATGGATTAACCGAAATAGGACAAACATTTTTAAACGAACTTAGCGGTACTTGGACAGAGTTATCCGACGCCGTAAATCTAATCACCAATCAAAATCAATAA
- a CDS encoding ParA family protein, producing MGKIIAIANQKGGVGKTTTSVNLAASLGVLEKKVLLIDADPQANATSGLGIDVETVETGTYQILEHTVTPKEAVLKCTAPNVDVIPAHIDLVAIEIELVDKENREYMLKKALEEAKEEYDYIIIDCAPSLGLLTLNALTAADSVVIPIQCEYFALEGLGKLLNTIKSIQKIHNPDLDIEGLLLTMYDSRLRLSNQVVEEVQKHFNDMVFDTVIQRNVKLSEAPSFGESIINYDATSKGAVNYIHLAQEIIKKNSK from the coding sequence ATGGGCAAAATCATTGCTATTGCTAATCAAAAAGGAGGCGTTGGAAAGACTACTACATCAGTAAATCTTGCTGCCTCATTAGGTGTTTTAGAAAAAAAAGTATTGTTGATCGACGCTGATCCACAGGCCAATGCTACATCTGGTCTTGGAATTGACGTAGAGACAGTTGAAACTGGAACATACCAAATACTTGAGCATACTGTAACACCAAAAGAAGCCGTTTTAAAATGTACAGCTCCAAACGTCGACGTGATCCCTGCTCACATTGACCTTGTTGCTATCGAAATTGAATTGGTTGACAAAGAAAACCGCGAATACATGCTAAAAAAAGCATTGGAAGAAGCAAAAGAAGAATATGATTATATCATTATCGACTGTGCTCCTTCTTTAGGTTTGTTAACCTTGAATGCTTTAACAGCTGCCGATTCTGTAGTTATTCCTATTCAATGTGAATATTTCGCACTTGAAGGATTAGGAAAATTATTGAACACTATTAAGAGTATTCAAAAAATACACAACCCAGATCTTGACATTGAAGGCTTGTTATTAACAATGTACGATTCAAGATTACGTTTATCTAATCAGGTTGTAGAAGAGGTTCAAAAACACTTTAACGACATGGTTTTTGACACTGTAATTCAGCGAAATGTAAAACTAAGTGAGGCTCCAAGTTTTGGAGAAAGCATCATCAACTATGATGCTACAAGTAAAGGTGCCGTTAACTATATTCATTTAGCACAAGAAATTATAAAGAAAAACAGTAAATAG
- a CDS encoding GIY-YIG nuclease family protein gives MFFVYILYSTTKEKFYIGQTNDIEDRLRRHNNGQSLSTKNGAPWKIIYTIQLDSRSEAVTLENKIKKRGAKRYLQDINFEYQL, from the coding sequence ATGTTTTTCGTTTATATTCTTTACAGCACTACCAAGGAAAAATTCTACATCGGTCAAACAAATGATATCGAAGACAGACTTAGAAGGCACAATAACGGACAATCATTATCTACAAAAAATGGTGCTCCATGGAAAATCATTTATACAATTCAATTAGACTCAAGGTCTGAAGCAGTGACTTTGGAAAACAAAATAAAAAAACGTGGTGCAAAAAGATATCTTCAAGACATAAATTTTGAATATCAACTGTAG
- a CDS encoding GIN domain-containing protein, producing the protein MKKSTALLLLLFVTTLTFAQKREKIKGSKIVTTSIKEVGSFDALEVDDNLEVYLEQGEKNEIKIEADDNLHDIVGMDLREKTLRLYTNKESTIFKKLSVKVTYTKSLNKVITKNEAIVYAIQELQLDDITMNCLDYSKLYLNVNSKKFTLIADDKSRTELNLKAEDGSLQLSKYAGVKTLVSAIKFKCDLYQKATAAIEGIAEKATIRLDNNSVFTGTKFTLKDANVTAEGSAVATILADTTIAIAAGDKSEISLYGDPKIELTRFSEEAKLIKKPGATKAKTTTL; encoded by the coding sequence ATGAAAAAAAGTACCGCCCTACTCTTATTATTATTTGTTACGACTCTGACTTTCGCTCAAAAAAGAGAAAAAATTAAAGGTTCTAAAATTGTAACGACCTCAATAAAAGAAGTTGGAAGTTTTGATGCCCTTGAAGTCGATGATAATCTTGAAGTTTATCTAGAACAAGGAGAGAAAAACGAAATTAAAATTGAAGCCGATGATAACCTGCACGATATTGTAGGAATGGATTTAAGAGAAAAAACACTTCGATTATATACTAATAAAGAATCTACTATTTTCAAGAAACTTTCTGTTAAGGTTACTTATACTAAATCATTGAATAAAGTAATCACCAAAAATGAAGCGATAGTGTATGCTATTCAAGAGCTACAATTGGATGACATTACAATGAATTGTCTTGATTATTCTAAATTGTATTTGAATGTAAATTCAAAAAAATTCACTTTAATTGCCGATGATAAATCAAGAACAGAATTAAACTTAAAAGCAGAGGACGGAAGTTTGCAATTGAGTAAATATGCTGGCGTTAAAACATTGGTTTCTGCTATAAAATTCAAATGCGATTTGTATCAAAAAGCAACCGCAGCAATTGAAGGAATTGCCGAAAAAGCCACTATTCGTTTAGACAATAATTCTGTTTTTACTGGAACAAAATTTACTTTGAAAGATGCAAATGTAACAGCTGAAGGTTCTGCCGTTGCTACAATATTAGCAGATACGACTATCGCAATTGCAGCTGGAGACAAGTCTGAAATTTCATTATATGGTGATCCAAAAATAGAACTTACACGCTTTAGCGAAGAGGCAAAACTGATAAAAAAGCCAGGCGCAACAAAAGCAAAAACAACGACATTGTAG
- a CDS encoding septal ring lytic transglycosylase RlpA family protein: MKKIILSIALFFSAIGIAQQKNITPIDSCASIRKSILYKQNAHASYYHNKFNGRKTASGKRFNNNDYTAAHKKFPFGTILKVTNEVNKKFVIVEITDRGPFIKGREIDLSKRAFMDIASNKKSGLVYVSIEILK, from the coding sequence ATGAAAAAGATCATACTGTCTATTGCCTTATTTTTTTCTGCCATTGGAATCGCACAACAAAAAAACATTACTCCTATTGATTCATGCGCTTCAATTAGAAAAAGCATATTGTACAAACAAAATGCGCATGCTTCTTACTATCACAATAAATTCAATGGAAGGAAAACAGCAAGTGGAAAAAGATTTAACAACAATGATTATACCGCTGCGCACAAAAAATTCCCTTTTGGCACCATACTAAAAGTAACTAATGAAGTAAATAAAAAATTTGTAATTGTAGAAATTACAGACCGAGGACCTTTTATTAAAGGACGAGAAATTGATCTCAGTAAAAGAGCCTTTATGGACATTGCTTCTAATAAAAAAAGCGGTTTGGTTTATGTTAGTATTGAAATTTTAAAATAA
- a CDS encoding DUF4442 domain-containing protein: protein MALSVSKLNKFVLFKLPSAYFCGVRVKDINDSSCTVTVKHRWINQNPFNSMYFAVQAMAAELTTGALVISQIQQSGKKISMLVANNKGNFTKKATGRITFVCKDGHLIADAIKKTIETGEGQTFWMKSIGTNEEGVQVSEMDFEWSIRVK from the coding sequence ATGGCACTTTCGGTATCAAAACTTAATAAATTCGTCTTATTCAAATTGCCTTCGGCATACTTTTGCGGAGTACGTGTAAAAGATATAAACGATAGCAGTTGTACAGTCACAGTAAAACATAGATGGATCAATCAGAATCCGTTTAACTCGATGTATTTTGCAGTTCAGGCAATGGCTGCTGAGTTGACAACTGGAGCTTTGGTGATTTCTCAAATTCAGCAAAGCGGTAAAAAGATTTCTATGCTAGTAGCGAACAACAAAGGCAACTTTACTAAAAAAGCTACGGGACGTATTACATTTGTCTGCAAAGACGGACATTTAATTGCTGATGCCATCAAAAAAACAATAGAAACTGGAGAAGGACAGACGTTTTGGATGAAATCTATTGGAACAAACGAAGAAGGGGTTCAAGTTTCAGAAATGGATTTTGAGTGGAGTATTCGAGTGAAATAG
- a CDS encoding PspC domain-containing protein, which translates to MNKTVNINLGGMFFHIDEDAYLKLTRYFDAIKRSLNNSSGQDEIIKDIEMRVSELLTEKQKSEKHVVGLKDVDEVIAVMGQPEDYRIEDEENANQSFNNYTARKHKKLYRDKENGMIGGVATGLGHYFGIDAVWIKITFLIFVFAGFGTGILAYFVLWIVTPEAVTTSEKLEMTGEPVTISNIEKKVREEIDSLSEKFKNADYDKMGNQVKSGAGRISSSFGDFVMTVFKIFAKFLGVILIISGISTLIMLLIGVFTLGTNIFIDFPWQNFIEAGNFTEYPLWSFGLLMFFAVGIPFFFLTLLGFKLLSPNLKSIGNITKYTLLALWIISIAILTSIGIKQATEISYDNKVVEKKVLAIKPVDTLYIKFKYNDYYTKSLNHYREFEFVQDSANNELIYSNDVRLHVLHTDESAPFIQIEKSARGNSFTNAKKRAEKINYKFQISGNQLLLDNYFLTDVKNKFRGQEVDIYLYLPEGQLVKPDSSVRDYYNSDDNFFELNYNGDYNYKVVGSKVKCLNCPADEDNDNDEIDHENINEEINNAIDDTDTIKEVSVKINGKEVLNGKKGKLTIDKNGVVIKTN; encoded by the coding sequence ATGAACAAAACAGTAAATATTAACTTAGGCGGGATGTTTTTTCACATCGATGAAGATGCATACTTAAAATTGACACGCTACTTTGACGCTATAAAACGATCACTTAACAACTCATCTGGTCAGGATGAAATCATTAAAGATATCGAAATGCGTGTTTCTGAATTGTTGACAGAAAAACAAAAAAGCGAAAAACATGTTGTTGGACTGAAAGATGTTGACGAGGTGATTGCGGTAATGGGTCAACCAGAAGATTATAGAATTGAGGACGAAGAAAACGCAAATCAATCTTTCAATAACTATACTGCAAGAAAACACAAAAAATTATACCGTGACAAAGAAAATGGTATGATTGGAGGTGTGGCTACAGGTTTAGGCCATTATTTTGGAATTGATGCCGTTTGGATTAAAATCACATTCTTAATCTTTGTTTTTGCAGGTTTTGGAACTGGAATTTTAGCTTACTTCGTTCTTTGGATTGTAACTCCTGAAGCGGTTACAACTTCGGAAAAATTGGAAATGACAGGAGAGCCAGTAACAATTTCAAACATCGAAAAAAAAGTTCGCGAAGAAATTGATTCACTTTCTGAGAAATTCAAAAATGCAGATTATGACAAAATGGGAAACCAGGTAAAGTCGGGAGCTGGGAGAATAAGTAGTTCATTTGGAGACTTTGTCATGACGGTTTTTAAAATCTTTGCTAAATTTTTAGGCGTAATCCTAATCATATCAGGGATTTCAACCTTAATCATGTTATTGATTGGCGTATTTACTCTAGGGACTAATATTTTTATCGATTTCCCTTGGCAGAATTTTATTGAAGCTGGAAACTTTACAGAATATCCGCTTTGGTCATTCGGATTATTAATGTTCTTTGCTGTTGGAATTCCGTTTTTCTTCTTAACTCTTTTAGGATTTAAACTGTTATCTCCAAACTTAAAATCAATCGGAAACATTACAAAATATACGCTTTTAGCTCTTTGGATTATTTCTATTGCAATTCTTACTAGTATTGGAATCAAACAGGCAACTGAAATTTCATACGATAATAAAGTAGTAGAGAAAAAAGTTCTGGCAATCAAACCTGTCGATACTTTATACATCAAGTTCAAGTACAATGACTATTATACAAAAAGCTTGAACCACTATAGAGAATTCGAATTTGTACAAGATTCTGCAAACAACGAATTGATTTATTCTAATGACGTGCGCTTACACGTATTACACACAGACGAATCGGCTCCGTTCATTCAGATCGAAAAAAGTGCAAGAGGAAACTCTTTTACAAACGCTAAAAAAAGAGCAGAAAAAATTAATTATAAGTTTCAAATTAGCGGAAATCAATTACTTTTGGATAACTATTTTCTGACAGATGTAAAAAACAAATTCAGAGGACAAGAAGTTGACATTTATCTTTACTTACCAGAAGGGCAATTAGTTAAACCAGATTCTTCTGTAAGAGATTACTATAACTCTGATGACAATTTCTTCGAATTGAATTACAACGGAGATTACAATTACAAAGTTGTAGGATCTAAAGTAAAATGTTTAAACTGTCCAGCTGATGAAGACAATGACAACGATGAAATTGACCACGAGAATATAAACGAAGAAATTAATAATGCCATTGATGATACTGACACTATAAAAGAAGTTTCGGTTAAAATTAACGGTAAAGAAGTTTTAAACGGAAAAAAAGGAAAATTAACTATTGATAAAAACGGAGTTGTAATCAAAACTAACTAA
- a CDS encoding ParB/RepB/Spo0J family partition protein has translation MTKVIKKQALGRGLSALLKDPENDIKSVEDKNADKVVGNIIELEISAIEINPFQPRSNFNEESLRELATSIKELGVIQPITVRKLDFNKYQLISGERRLRASKLVGLTHVPAYIRIANDNESLVMALVENIQRHDLDPIEIALSYQRLIDEIQLTQEQMSERVGKKRSTIANYLRLLKLDPIIQTGIRDGFISMGHGRAIINIEDLDVQTDIYQKIVSQNLSVRETEALVKNYHEGQQPKADGKPKAESAFVVRETQKNTFNDYFGSKVDIKVAGNGKGKITIPFNSEADFNRIIKLING, from the coding sequence ATGACAAAAGTAATTAAAAAACAAGCCTTAGGAAGAGGATTATCTGCCTTATTAAAAGATCCGGAAAACGACATTAAATCAGTAGAAGACAAAAATGCTGATAAAGTTGTTGGAAATATCATTGAACTTGAAATAAGTGCAATTGAAATAAATCCGTTTCAGCCTAGAAGCAATTTTAATGAAGAATCATTACGTGAATTAGCTACTTCTATTAAAGAACTTGGCGTAATTCAACCTATTACTGTTCGTAAATTAGATTTTAATAAATACCAGTTAATCTCTGGAGAGCGTCGTCTTCGTGCATCCAAATTGGTAGGACTTACTCATGTTCCTGCCTATATCCGTATTGCAAATGACAACGAATCATTGGTTATGGCATTGGTTGAAAACATCCAACGTCATGACTTAGATCCAATTGAGATTGCTTTATCATACCAGCGTTTGATTGACGAAATTCAATTAACTCAAGAACAAATGAGCGAAAGAGTGGGTAAAAAACGTTCTACAATTGCCAATTATTTACGTCTTTTAAAATTAGATCCGATTATCCAGACAGGTATTCGTGATGGTTTTATCAGCATGGGACATGGTAGAGCAATTATCAACATTGAAGATTTAGACGTTCAGACTGATATTTACCAAAAAATCGTTAGCCAAAATTTATCTGTTCGTGAAACAGAAGCTTTAGTTAAAAATTATCACGAAGGCCAGCAGCCAAAAGCTGATGGAAAACCAAAAGCTGAATCTGCATTTGTGGTAAGAGAAACACAAAAGAACACTTTCAACGATTATTTTGGCTCAAAAGTTGATATAAAAGTCGCTGGTAACGGAAAAGGAAAAATTACAATTCCATTTAATTCTGAAGCTGACTTTAACAGAATTATAAAATTAATAAACGGATAG
- a CDS encoding DUF5683 domain-containing protein, which yields MNKIVPIGLLFFLTGTVSLFAQAKKDTVLVVKDTTALEEIDPLTPAKAAFYSAVLPGLGQAYNKKYWKIPLVYGAIGTSLYFYIDNNKKYHDYRDAYKRRLEGYNDDKYQFLDDSRLIDGQKFYQRNRDLSALFVVGFYVLNIIDANVDAALIQFNVNERLSMRPEIYPDDVTFRPNVGLTFNYKF from the coding sequence GTGAATAAGATTGTCCCCATTGGTTTATTGTTCTTTCTAACAGGAACCGTCTCTCTTTTTGCCCAAGCAAAAAAAGACACGGTTTTGGTCGTAAAAGACACTACTGCATTAGAAGAAATAGACCCGCTTACACCAGCAAAAGCAGCTTTCTATTCTGCTGTACTACCAGGTTTAGGTCAAGCATACAACAAAAAATACTGGAAAATTCCATTGGTTTACGGAGCAATTGGAACAAGTTTATATTTCTATATAGACAATAACAAGAAATACCATGATTATCGTGACGCTTACAAACGAAGATTAGAAGGCTACAACGATGACAAATATCAATTCTTGGATGACAGTCGTCTTATTGATGGACAAAAATTTTATCAGCGAAATAGAGATTTATCTGCTTTATTTGTTGTTGGATTCTATGTCTTAAATATCATCGACGCCAACGTTGATGCCGCTCTGATACAGTTTAATGTAAACGAAAGACTTTCAATGCGTCCAGAAATTTATCCCGACGATGTAACATTTAGACCAAATGTCGGACTAACCTTTAATTATAAGTTTTAA
- a CDS encoding DUF4870 domain-containing protein, translating to METTTPLIMEKTSEKNTATFTHLSTLSQYIIPFGNYIFPLIIWTNYKDKSEFANHHGKQALNFQLSILLYSLILALIAIPIFVTVFLQNLPLEAVFNDDDFVIRNFNIQANIGILSVGITAVILFGLLKFVEFFLVIYASIKASNGELYKYPITIPFIK from the coding sequence ATGGAAACAACAACACCACTCATCATGGAAAAAACATCAGAAAAGAATACAGCAACATTTACTCATTTGAGTACTTTAAGCCAATATATAATTCCGTTTGGGAACTATATTTTTCCGCTAATCATTTGGACTAACTATAAAGACAAGTCTGAATTTGCAAATCATCACGGAAAACAGGCTTTAAACTTTCAATTAAGCATTCTGCTTTATTCGTTGATTTTAGCTCTTATTGCGATCCCGATTTTCGTTACTGTTTTCTTGCAGAATCTTCCATTAGAAGCTGTTTTTAATGACGACGATTTTGTAATCAGAAACTTTAACATTCAGGCAAACATCGGAATTTTAAGTGTAGGCATAACAGCTGTTATACTTTTCGGATTATTAAAATTTGTTGAATTCTTTTTAGTAATCTATGCTTCTATAAAAGCTTCAAACGGAGAATTATACAAATATCCAATTACGATTCCTTTTATAAAGTAA
- a CDS encoding head GIN domain-containing protein — translation MIKIIIHITKFIIATVTALLFASCNFNMNAIEGSGNVTTEKRTVQGEFKNISVSNAIDVVVVQSDATEITVEADDNLQKEIVTKVENGTLIIECKYSSFRNITSKKVTVKMPVVHKIEASSASTVETDGLVQGEDVTLEASSAASMDVKIESDRIAIDAGSGSSIDIEGKALSLTTSVSSGGSIDAEKLIANDIHADASSGGTVSVQPVLSLKADASSGGNINYSGNPKTVEKSSSSGGSVSKS, via the coding sequence ATGATAAAAATAATCATTCATATTACGAAATTTATAATTGCGACTGTTACAGCCTTATTATTTGCTTCATGTAATTTTAACATGAATGCAATTGAAGGAAGCGGAAATGTTACAACAGAAAAAAGAACTGTTCAAGGAGAGTTTAAAAACATCTCTGTAAGCAACGCCATAGATGTAGTTGTTGTACAGTCTGATGCTACAGAAATTACAGTCGAGGCTGATGACAATCTTCAAAAAGAAATTGTTACTAAAGTAGAAAACGGAACTCTTATTATTGAATGTAAATACAGCTCTTTCCGCAACATTACATCAAAAAAGGTAACAGTAAAAATGCCTGTTGTACATAAAATTGAAGCTTCTAGTGCTTCAACTGTTGAAACTGATGGACTTGTTCAAGGTGAAGATGTTACTTTGGAAGCTTCGAGCGCAGCATCGATGGATGTTAAAATCGAATCTGACAGAATTGCAATAGATGCTGGAAGCGGAAGTTCTATAGATATTGAAGGTAAAGCTTTAAGCCTAACGACTTCGGTTTCAAGCGGAGGAAGTATTGATGCTGAAAAATTAATAGCAAACGACATTCATGCTGATGCCTCTAGCGGAGGAACAGTTTCTGTACAACCGGTCTTAAGCTTAAAAGCAGATGCTTCTAGCGGAGGAAATATTAATTACAGCGGGAATCCAAAAACGGTTGAAAAATCTTCAAGTTCTGGAGGAAGCGTAAGCAAAAGCTAA
- the dapB gene encoding 4-hydroxy-tetrahydrodipicolinate reductase: MKIALLGYGKMGKVIERIALERGHEIVLKKDEFNTYDGLSTADVAIDFSVPSAAVSNISASFNANVPVVSGTTGWLEHYDEMIALCNEKKGGFISSSNFSLGVNIFFGLNEYLAKIMKQFDSYKVSMEEIHHIHKLDAPSGTAISLAQGVIENSNYANWTLEEAKANEIHIEAKRIGEVPGTHTVNYDSAIDSIEIKHTAHNREGFALGAVIAAEWLAGKQGIFSMKDVLNLQ, encoded by the coding sequence ATGAAAATTGCGCTTTTAGGATACGGAAAAATGGGTAAAGTAATTGAAAGAATTGCTTTAGAAAGAGGTCATGAAATAGTTTTAAAAAAAGACGAATTTAACACCTATGACGGACTTTCAACAGCCGATGTTGCCATTGATTTCAGTGTACCATCAGCAGCAGTTAGCAACATCTCAGCATCTTTTAATGCTAATGTACCTGTAGTATCAGGAACAACAGGATGGCTAGAGCATTATGATGAAATGATTGCGCTTTGCAATGAGAAAAAAGGAGGATTCATTTCTAGCTCAAATTTCAGTTTAGGAGTAAATATCTTCTTCGGACTGAATGAGTATTTAGCTAAAATCATGAAACAATTCGATTCTTATAAAGTTTCGATGGAAGAAATCCACCACATCCACAAACTTGATGCTCCAAGCGGAACCGCTATTTCTTTAGCTCAAGGCGTTATTGAAAACAGCAATTACGCTAACTGGACTTTAGAAGAAGCAAAAGCAAACGAAATTCATATTGAAGCAAAAAGAATCGGAGAAGTACCCGGCACTCACACTGTAAATTACGACTCCGCTATTGATAGCATCGAAATCAAACATACTGCTCACAACCGCGAAGGTTTTGCTCTTGGCGCTGTTATTGCTGCAGAATGGCTGGCAGGAAAACAGGGAATTTTCTCTATGAAAGATGTATTAAACTTACAATAA